The proteins below come from a single Cylindrospermopsis raciborskii Cr2010 genomic window:
- the rpoB gene encoding DNA-directed RNA polymerase subunit beta, with product MNNENYMEPSFLLPDLIEIQRSSFRWFLEEGLIEELNSFSPITDYTGKLELHFLGHNYKLKEPKYSVEESKRRDSTYGVQMYVPTRLLNKETGDIKEQEVFIGDLPLMTDRGTFIINGAERVIVNQIVRSPGVYYKSEIDKNGRRTYSASLIPNRGAWLKFETDRNDLVWVRIDKTRKLSIQVLLKALGLLDNEILDALRHPEYFQKTIEKEGQFSEEEALLELYRKLRPGEPPTVMGGQQLLESRFFDPKRYDLGRVGRYKLNKKLRLSVPDTTRVLTPGDILSAVDYLINLEYDIGSIDDIDHLGNRRVRSVGELLQNQVRVGLNRLERIIRERMTVSDAEVLTPASLVNPKPLVAAIKEFFGSSQLSQFMDQTNPLAELTHKRRLSALGPGGLTRERAGFAVRDIHPSHYGRICPIETPEGPNAGLIGSLATHARVNQYGFLETPFRPVENGRVCYEKPAVYMTADEEDDLRVAPGDIPVDDNGQILGIQVPVRYRQEFSTTTPEQVDYVAVSPVQIVSVATSMIPFLEHDDANRALMGSNMQRQAVPLLKPERPLVGTGLEAQGARDSGMVIVSRTDGDVVYVDATEIRVRVKEKAALTNRESESIPHKPQEIKYVLSKYQRSNQDTCLNQKPLVRIGEKVIAGQVLADGSSTEGGELALGQNVIVAYMPWEGYNYEDAILISERLVQEDVYTSIHIEKFEIEARQTKLGPEEITREIPNVGEDALRQLDEQGIIRVGAWVESGDILVGKVTPKGESDQPPEEKLLRAIFGEKARDVRDNSLRVPNGEKGRIVDVRLFTREQGDELPPGANMVVRVYVAQKRKIQVGDKMAGRHGNKGIISRILPLEDMPYLPDGTPVDIVLNPLGVPSRMNVGQVFECLLGWAGHNLGVRFKITPFDEMYGEESSRRIVHGKLWEAREETSKDWVYNPENPGKIMVYDGRTGEPFDRAVTVGIAYMLKLVHLVDDKIHARSTGPYSLVTQQPLGGKAQQGGQRFGEMEVWALEAFGAAYTLQELLTVKSDDMQGRNEALNAIVKGKAIPRPGTPESFKVLMRELQSLGLDIAVHKVETQTDGSSLDVEVDLMADQVSRRTPPRPTYESFSRDSLDEDE from the coding sequence ATGAACAACGAAAACTATATGGAACCATCCTTTCTATTACCAGATCTAATTGAAATTCAGCGTTCTAGCTTTCGCTGGTTTTTAGAAGAGGGTTTAATAGAAGAGCTGAACTCATTTAGTCCTATTACGGACTATACGGGGAAATTAGAACTCCATTTTTTAGGACATAACTATAAGCTAAAAGAACCAAAATATAGCGTAGAAGAGTCAAAAAGAAGAGATAGCACATACGGTGTACAAATGTATGTGCCCACGAGATTGCTTAATAAAGAAACAGGTGATATTAAAGAACAGGAAGTATTTATAGGTGATCTACCGTTAATGACGGATAGAGGAACCTTTATTATTAACGGAGCCGAGCGAGTAATAGTCAATCAAATTGTGCGATCGCCCGGAGTATATTACAAATCAGAGATTGATAAAAACGGGAGAAGAACATATTCTGCCAGTCTAATTCCCAACCGGGGGGCATGGCTAAAATTTGAGACAGACCGTAATGATTTAGTGTGGGTAAGAATAGATAAAACCCGCAAATTGTCAATTCAGGTACTACTTAAAGCATTAGGACTATTAGATAACGAAATTTTGGATGCTTTAAGGCATCCAGAATACTTTCAAAAAACCATTGAAAAAGAGGGACAATTCTCCGAAGAGGAGGCCCTTCTGGAGCTATACAGGAAGCTGAGACCTGGGGAACCACCCACGGTAATGGGGGGACAACAGCTATTAGAATCACGCTTTTTCGATCCCAAACGTTACGACCTAGGTAGGGTAGGTAGATATAAACTCAACAAGAAACTGCGCCTTTCCGTTCCTGACACCACTAGGGTTCTCACCCCAGGGGATATCCTATCTGCTGTGGACTATCTCATCAACCTAGAATATGACATTGGTAGCATTGATGACATTGACCATTTAGGAAATCGCCGAGTTAGAAGCGTTGGTGAGCTGCTTCAGAACCAAGTAAGAGTTGGTTTGAATCGTTTAGAGAGGATCATTAGAGAAAGAATGACCGTCTCCGATGCCGAAGTTTTAACACCAGCATCACTAGTCAACCCCAAACCCCTAGTAGCAGCCATAAAAGAGTTTTTTGGTTCTAGCCAGCTAAGTCAATTCATGGATCAAACCAACCCCTTAGCGGAACTAACCCATAAACGACGCTTGAGTGCTTTAGGTCCTGGTGGACTAACCAGAGAGAGAGCTGGTTTTGCCGTGCGAGACATTCATCCCAGCCACTACGGACGCATTTGTCCTATTGAAACGCCAGAAGGTCCAAATGCGGGGTTAATTGGTTCCCTAGCTACCCATGCTCGTGTTAACCAGTATGGATTTTTAGAAACACCTTTCAGACCCGTAGAAAACGGAAGAGTTTGCTACGAAAAACCTGCTGTTTACATGACAGCAGATGAGGAAGACGACCTGCGAGTTGCACCTGGTGACATTCCGGTGGATGACAACGGACAAATACTAGGAATCCAAGTACCCGTTCGTTATCGCCAGGAATTTTCCACCACTACTCCCGAACAGGTAGACTACGTAGCTGTGTCACCAGTACAAATCGTCTCAGTAGCCACCAGCATGATTCCCTTTTTGGAGCATGATGATGCCAACCGAGCCTTAATGGGTTCTAACATGCAAAGGCAAGCAGTACCCTTATTGAAACCCGAGCGTCCCCTAGTGGGAACTGGACTGGAGGCCCAAGGTGCCAGAGACTCAGGTATGGTAATTGTTTCTCGTACTGATGGAGATGTGGTATATGTAGATGCGACCGAGATTCGTGTTCGGGTCAAAGAAAAGGCCGCTCTTACCAACCGTGAAAGCGAAAGTATTCCCCATAAACCCCAAGAAATTAAATACGTTCTCTCCAAATATCAACGTTCTAACCAGGACACCTGTCTCAATCAAAAACCCCTAGTGCGGATTGGGGAAAAAGTCATAGCAGGTCAGGTATTAGCAGATGGTTCATCCACAGAAGGGGGAGAATTAGCATTAGGGCAAAATGTTATTGTTGCCTATATGCCTTGGGAAGGGTATAACTACGAAGACGCAATTTTAATTTCTGAAAGACTGGTTCAAGAAGACGTTTACACCTCAATACACATTGAAAAATTTGAAATAGAAGCAAGACAAACCAAACTAGGTCCTGAAGAGATTACCAGAGAAATACCCAACGTTGGGGAAGACGCCCTTAGACAATTAGACGAACAGGGGATAATCAGAGTAGGGGCGTGGGTAGAATCAGGAGACATTCTAGTGGGGAAAGTGACCCCTAAAGGAGAATCAGACCAACCACCAGAAGAAAAACTACTCAGGGCGATTTTCGGAGAGAAAGCTCGCGACGTGAGGGATAACTCCCTGCGGGTTCCCAATGGGGAAAAAGGAAGAATAGTGGATGTGCGACTATTCACTAGAGAGCAGGGAGATGAACTTCCACCGGGAGCCAATATGGTAGTGCGGGTGTATGTAGCCCAGAAACGTAAAATCCAGGTTGGTGACAAAATGGCTGGGAGACATGGAAATAAAGGCATCATTTCCCGAATTTTGCCCCTAGAAGACATGCCATACCTTCCTGATGGCACCCCAGTAGATATAGTCCTTAACCCCCTAGGTGTACCTAGTCGAATGAACGTAGGACAGGTGTTTGAATGCTTATTGGGTTGGGCGGGTCACAACCTGGGAGTACGCTTTAAAATTACCCCCTTTGATGAAATGTACGGGGAAGAATCTTCCCGACGTATAGTTCACGGCAAATTATGGGAAGCTAGGGAAGAAACCAGTAAGGATTGGGTATATAATCCCGAAAACCCCGGCAAAATCATGGTTTATGATGGACGCACGGGCGAACCCTTTGATCGTGCAGTCACAGTGGGGATAGCCTATATGCTCAAACTTGTCCATTTAGTTGATGATAAAATTCACGCTCGCTCCACAGGTCCTTATTCCTTAGTCACCCAGCAACCCTTGGGTGGTAAAGCACAACAAGGAGGTCAAAGATTTGGAGAGATGGAAGTGTGGGCACTAGAGGCATTTGGTGCTGCTTACACATTACAGGAACTGCTAACTGTGAAATCAGATGATATGCAGGGACGTAATGAAGCATTGAATGCCATTGTTAAAGGAAAAGCTATTCCTCGTCCTGGCACTCCTGAGTCCTTCAAAGTGTTAATGAGAGAATTACAATCTTTAGGATTGGATATTGCGGTACATAAAGTAGAAACCCAAACTGATGGTAGTTCCCTAGATGTAGAAGTGGACTTGATGGCCGATCAAGTATCTCGTCGCACTCCTCCCCGTCCAACATACGAATCCTTTTCCCGTGATTCCCTGGATGAGGACGAGTAA
- a CDS encoding DNA-directed RNA polymerase subunit gamma: MRSVQSNQFDYVKIGIASPERIRAWGERTLPNGQVVGEVTKPETINYRTLKPEMDGLFCERIFGPAKDWECHCGKYKRVRHRGIVCERCGVEVTESRVRRHRMGFIKLAAPVAHVWYLKGIPSYIAILLDMPLRDVEQIVYFNSYVVLDPGNADTLVYKQLLTEDQWLEIEDRIYSEDSQLVGVEVGIGAEALLRLLSGINLEEEAEKLRGEIEAAKGQKRAKLIKRLRVIDNFIATGSQPEWMVMSAIPVIPPDLRPMVQLDGGRFATSDLNDLYRRVINRNNRLARLQEILAPEIIVRNEKRMLQEAVDALIDNGRRGRTVVGANNRPLKSLSDIIEGKQGRFRQNLLGKRVDYSGRSVIVVGPKLQIHQCGLPREMAIELFQPFVINRLIRSGIVNNIKAAKKLISRNDPTVWDVLEEVIEGHPVMLNRAPTLHRLGIQAFEPILVEGRAIQLHPLVCPAFNADFDGDQMAVHVPLSLESQAEARLLMLASNNILSPATGRPIVTPSQDMVLGAYYLTAENPNATKGAGKYFASLDDVIMAYQQDQVELHAYIYVRFDGDVQTGQPDNEPLEVTENEDGSRTLLYKFRRVREDAQGNLISQYVYTTPGRVIYNKAIQDALAS; the protein is encoded by the coding sequence ATGCGCTCCGTTCAATCTAATCAATTTGATTACGTTAAAATTGGCATTGCTTCACCAGAACGTATCCGCGCTTGGGGGGAACGTACCTTACCTAATGGTCAGGTGGTTGGCGAGGTGACAAAACCTGAAACCATTAACTACCGCACCCTCAAGCCAGAAATGGATGGTTTATTTTGTGAGCGGATCTTTGGCCCTGCTAAGGATTGGGAATGTCACTGTGGTAAATATAAACGGGTTCGTCATAGAGGTATTGTCTGTGAGCGCTGTGGAGTGGAGGTAACAGAATCACGAGTTCGCCGCCATAGAATGGGCTTCATTAAGTTAGCAGCACCTGTAGCCCATGTTTGGTATCTCAAAGGCATTCCTAGTTATATTGCCATACTACTAGACATGCCCCTACGAGATGTTGAGCAAATCGTCTACTTTAACTCCTATGTAGTTTTAGATCCTGGTAATGCTGACACACTCGTTTATAAACAACTGTTAACAGAAGACCAATGGTTAGAAATTGAGGATAGGATTTATAGTGAAGATTCTCAATTAGTAGGGGTAGAAGTAGGAATTGGTGCAGAAGCTTTACTACGTTTATTATCAGGTATTAATTTAGAAGAAGAAGCAGAAAAACTGCGGGGGGAAATTGAAGCAGCAAAGGGACAAAAACGGGCTAAATTGATTAAACGTCTGCGGGTAATTGACAATTTCATTGCCACTGGTTCCCAACCGGAATGGATGGTGATGTCAGCCATTCCAGTCATTCCACCCGATCTCCGTCCCATGGTACAACTAGACGGTGGTAGATTTGCTACCAGCGATTTAAACGACCTCTACCGTCGGGTGATCAATCGCAATAATCGTTTAGCTAGACTACAGGAAATCCTGGCCCCGGAAATCATTGTCCGCAATGAAAAACGCATGTTACAGGAAGCGGTAGATGCTTTAATTGACAATGGTCGGAGAGGACGCACCGTAGTAGGAGCCAATAACCGTCCATTAAAATCCCTATCAGATATCATAGAAGGTAAACAGGGGCGATTTCGGCAAAACCTCCTGGGTAAAAGAGTAGACTACTCAGGACGTTCGGTTATTGTAGTTGGTCCCAAATTGCAAATTCACCAGTGTGGACTCCCCAGGGAAATGGCCATAGAATTGTTTCAGCCATTTGTGATTAATCGTTTAATTCGATCGGGAATAGTTAACAATATTAAAGCAGCCAAAAAACTCATTTCTCGTAACGACCCTACTGTTTGGGATGTTTTGGAAGAAGTCATAGAAGGACATCCGGTTATGCTAAACCGTGCCCCTACGCTGCATAGACTGGGAATTCAGGCCTTTGAACCCATATTAGTAGAAGGAAGAGCAATACAGTTACATCCTCTTGTTTGTCCGGCATTCAATGCTGACTTTGATGGAGATCAGATGGCTGTTCACGTTCCCTTATCCTTAGAAAGCCAAGCGGAAGCAAGACTGTTAATGTTAGCATCCAACAACATTCTTTCACCTGCTACGGGTAGACCCATCGTCACACCCAGCCAAGACATGGTTTTGGGAGCCTATTACCTCACTGCTGAAAACCCCAATGCTACCAAGGGAGCAGGCAAATACTTTGCCTCCCTAGATGATGTAATCATGGCATATCAACAAGATCAAGTGGAACTACATGCCTATATTTATGTTCGATTCGATGGCGATGTGCAAACAGGACAACCGGATAACGAACCCTTGGAAGTTACAGAAAACGAAGATGGTAGCCGTACTCTCTTGTATAAATTTCGTCGAGTACGAGAAGATGCCCAAGGGAATTTAATTTCCCAATATGTTTATACAACTCCTGGCAGAGTGATTTATAACAAAGCAATTCAAGATGCTTTAGCCAGCTAA